GTAGTATATCATGGCTCACAGAGTCAAACGCTATTTTTAATATTAATAAAAATTCCAACTATACATTTTTTGTTATTTAATGCTTTCTTAAACCATTTACTTAAACACTGTGCAACCGTTAAAGTATATCTGTTTTTCCTGAACTCATGCTGGTTGCCTACTAGTGCGTTATATTTCTCTAAAAAACGGATAAAACGCTTGACCAATAACTTCTCAAATACAGTATTAATGACACTAAGTATTGATCCTGGCCGGTTGTTCTTGCTGTCATCCTTACTACCGGACATGTATATGGGAGTGACACGCGATATTCAAAGCGTCTGGGTACGTGGCCATGTAGAAGGATAGACtaataattttgctaaatgctcGCTCAGTTCCCCGATGTTCTGTTTAATGACGAATAAGGGTATCTTATCTTGACCTAGTATTCTTCCTCCAATTATTGTTTTAACAGTATAAAATATTCAATTATATTAATGTAAACAAAAAATTAAGTACATGAGTTGGGAGCTCGGGGGCTTCGTGCATAGTGAGTTGTTTCGCAAGAGTTGGACCTATATTACAAAACTATCGATTAAAACCTTCCGCAAGTCTTTCTGTGGTTCTGGTTGGTGGGACAGTTTCTGGCATTCTATGATTCTTCTTTCGAGGTGTAATGACTGAGTTAACTATGTGCCACATTTTACGCGGAGCATACTGGTTGCTTTCAATAGGAGCTGTATGATACTTCGCTTTGGATTTTATAAATAAGGCCAGAGCTTTATTTCTATGTATTTGATATTGTATTCGAGAGTATTCATTGGCTCTGAATTGCTTGTGCTTTCTGTACCATTTCTCCTTAGTTTTTATAGTGACCAAAGCCTGAGTCGTTACCCAAGGACATACTGGGTTAGAATAATTAGATTTTGTATCAATAATTGTTTCTTTAACGCAAGATAAGATAAAATTTATGAGCTTGTCAAACTCTGTATTAATATTTGTACTGTTTAATATTTGTTCTCAACATTTAACTGTAGTGTACTTATACGAGAAGCGAACAGGTTGCGACCAACAGTTGTTTTCACACGTTTCTTAAGTTCTTTCGGGGGGGCTATAGTGTTAGAAAGAACGCTGCAAAAAAATCAGAAATATCTGCATCAGTAACACCAAAGATATAAAGTTCCACACCACGCACTCCAAAACAAACTTGCTTGCTATCCTCTTTAGGTTATGCGACACGCGGTGACCATGACGAAACACCACATATTTCCTTTTCTGTGTGGCTTCCATGGCAGTGCAGGAAACATGTCCTCTCTTTTCTCTCTTACGTAGCTGCTTAAGCAGGCCTTCCGCTACAGTCGTGAGCACCGAAAGCAGCACCGCTCCGGACCGAGTCAGCAACAAGAGCAGTATTATCACCCCTTAGATGTAAAAGGACCACAAAATTGTCAGAAAATCTAAAAAGCATTCTTGAGGCGTTCGATCTGATGTCCGAAACTCGATTCCACTTGGTGAAAGCGTGACTTGGACAGTGCGAATCTAAATGACAAAGAGATGGTACCATGCTTCACAAGTTTTGAATCTGAGGAATGATACGGTAAAGGGGTTTTCTTCGTACGTTGCATGTAGGCCCAACATGTGTGGCTTGTCATGTTAAACAACAATCTTAGATCAAAAACTGGAGCGAGTCATTTTGTCGTAGGTCAAAGGTAAAATTCACGGAACTGGAGAGGGCAAAAAACCGCTGCGGACCGAGTCAGCAACAAGAGCAGTATTATCACCCCTTAGTTGTAAAAGGACCACAAAATTGTCAGAAAATCTAAAAACATTGCAAAAACATTACAATAAAAACATCTGCAATGTTTTGGTAATTTGTGCCATAACGAGGGAGGCACTACTCTCTTTTTGTCATGGCGATGGGCATGGAGGCCTCTGGGACTCCTTTAGAAGCCGGTGGGTCGCCAGCGGCCGCCTAGCGAAAGCGCCTGTACCACCTGAGCGACTCAAGCAGCCAGGACACTCTGGTATACTCGGCGCCTAGTGATGACTCCTCGACAGAGGACTGGTTCGTTCCAGTCGTTAGCAAGAAAGCCAACCGCAGACCGCGCAGACAAGCTGAGAGATCCGCATCCTGCCCGTCAACGGTCATCAGAGCGCGAAGTGCCCCGGCGCAACACGTCTTGTTTGTGCAGAGAACCTAAATAttctgaacaggcaagccacgtCTACATATCTCGAAAGCCTCGTACTGAGAGGGATCAAAGACGTGAGAATAAATCACTATAAAAACCTCATTGTCCCTTATATCATGGAGCGGAGAGCACTTGAAAGTCTGCCCACCATGGCCAAACTTAACAATATCAGCGTACGCCCACTTATCCTCCAAAGCAGCAGCACTACGGCTGGCATAATTTACAACGTCGACTCCGCCATCTGTAACGCCGATTTGCCTACATTAATCAAGTCGGTGACCGACAGCATTTCAATAATCCATGTCCAGCGCCTTGGCAGGTCtaaatgcatcaagctgaccttcaaggatGACTTTATACCATcatacgtgaaggttgggcattTTCGACACCCACTTCGACATTTCGTCCCGAAGCCGCTACAGCGCAGGAGGTGCATGATGGTCGGTCACGTGAGCAGCGTCTGCAACAACTCCAACGTGTGCCCGAGGTGATCCGAGCCACACCGCGGCGTCATTTGCCGAGCGACGGCCGTGAAGTGCGCGaactgccgtggccctcacgACTCTTCCTCGAGAAACTGCCCCCGTCTTAAGAATGAATGGGCGGTACTCAAACAAATGGCGCGAGACCATTCTGCAGAAAGAGAGGCCGCCGCAAATCTGCGTCGATGTCGTTCGAGTCGccgaaggtgtgtgtgtgtgtgtgtgtgtgtgtgtgataatagtaataatttgtctttgtggaaaggaaatggcgcagtatctgtctcatatatctttggacacctgaaccgcgccgtaagggaagggctaaaggagggagtgaaagaagaaaggaagagagaggtgccgtagtggagggctccggaataatttcgaccacctggggagctttaacgtgcactgacatcgcacagcacacgggcgccttagcgtttcgcctccataaaaacgcagccgccgcggtcgggttcgaacccggcaactccggatcagtagccgagcgccctaaccactgagccaccgcggcgggtgtgtgtgtgtgtgtgaaaaactttatttcagggaggaaccTCTCGCAATcgctaggtgggctcctcattacaggagcccattggcgaccgccgcgactcgggctcggtggaccagggccttctggcttgctaggtccgagcagccgagcagggccgcctcccagtcctcccaaaAGGTGTTCAAAGAAGGCAACTTTTTTTAATGGGAAGGCCTCAAGCGCCGCTGCTGCGTCTCCGCCTTCTCCAGCAACCGCACTAAATCAAGGGATTCGGGAGTCTGGTGACGCTGGCCATCCTGCTTGTGATATTATTTGGCCACCACTACCGAAGCCTCGTACGCCTACTGCGTTAGTGACGATGCCGACAACGCAGTGTCCAACGCCTACGGCGGCACCAGACAAAATCCCCGATCTGGCCTGTGGCCAaggtattgccgcgaatcttagCAGTGTTTATTCATTCTTTAAAGCTgctggcacgccgctttatcgctttgtctgcgatgcaagatgcgaccacaattatctcgattgatcgcattcaTTCatcgctgattctacgttgttccagaatgttctagtaaattttcacgctttatctcgaaaattCGCTGCAACCTTcatattgagcacggccgacagtggcgggcattctgttcaacgaccgccgagcgcgcttgttgctacgccgccgccgagtgattccgtccattgtgggcgcaagtcaccCAAATagagagttttgtttagacacaattttcgcagcctttctgctctccggactgcagtcaaaaaaggacgtctacacCTTTCCCCCGCATCGAAGAAAAattggaccggctctgcaacgctaATTATTTCTGCAAATCCAGAGACGAACACACGCCGAACTCCTCTAAGAAAATCTTAAAAGCAATGGCTTTTCGgtaccactacgggtgccttgttcacaacaggatgaaaacgagatgggctgcgtcttatgtaggaaaaacgttACGTATCGTGCGAATGTATATCTCGGGGTAGATTGCACCGTGTTCTGTTAATCGCTTGCGAGCAGATAATGGTTTTTATTTCTCAAGTATGCGCGCGGAATCCCaatcaatcaagtggcccgtgttttgctggtgttcggcgagagcgttagaagtaaCTTTTTTGTTTCTGACGTCACACTGGTGTTCTTTGAAACGTCTCTTGAAAGTCCCCTGTTTCCCTTAACAGGCTGTACGGCATCCTTTGCAAGAGATTTTGTAAGCTACTCTAGGGTAGCTTGTCTTTTCAAGCGGGTTCATTACTCGTACCAGATGGTTTCTCATCTTGCTGGATTGTACATGGGCAACATGGATATCGTAGTCAGCCAAgatccggcataacgtctcgctgactccaggggcatatgggatggctgcacgtgttttctttttggctgcTCTTGCTTCAGCTGGAGGAGCCACAGCGTGTCATTCTTGTGACTGTAGTACTTGACGCGTGTATCCGTTCTTTGTcagctcctttcttatgcggcggacttcacAAGTTCTCTTGCATGgacttgaacaaagcttgaaggccCGGTTGTAAAGCGCCGTGGCAACTGAGTGTTCTtgccctattgggtgcgcagaaagaaaattcaggtacttccctgtgtgggtGGGCTGCACGCTCGTCGGGATGCCGTTCGCTGTTCACtcgatgaggacgtcgaggaaagggaggcgcccattgTCCTCTTCCATAGTAAATTCTACGCTTCCTTGGAACGATTTCaggtgccgtagaaatttttccgcatcctgttgTCGGATGACGCAGAAACAGTcgtcaatgtaccgcaggaaaaacctaggtggTGGGTTGAACGACAGAAGTGCACGACTCTCGATCGCTTCTAGGGCCAGGTTGGAGCAGACTACGgaaatggaggctcccattgctgCCCCGAAGATCTTGTATATCGTATTGTTGAACACAGAATAGGTGTTTGACAGACAGAATTTGAGGAGCCGGCGCAGGTCGTCTGTTTTTATGGACCTACGTTCCGGCAGAGATAGGTCGTTGTTCAGGGCATTTTTGGAACCCTCGACTGCGAAGTCCACCGGCAAGTGTGTAAACATAGACCTCCCGTCGAATGACACCACAATGTGATCATCACAAAACATCGCAGCCTTCAGTTTGTCAATGGAGTTGGCCGAGGCTTTGACGTGCGTAGGCGTGTTTCCTTCCAAAGGCGCAGGTAcccggtggaggtatgccgtcaACTTGTTCAGTGGTGACCGTGTCAAGTCAACAATCGGGCGAAGTGGTGCCTCCTTTTTGTGTACCTTCGGCACCCCGTGTATAGCTGGCGCCGAGCCGTTGTGACAAAGTAGGCGATTGTAAAGGTAGCCCTTGTCGGGGAGGACGAACTTCAAAACGTCAGCAAGAAGCTTTTGCAGGTCGGTTTCGATTTTCAATGTAGGGTCTCGGGCCAGCTGGGCGTATGTCGTTGTATCTTCCAGAGGGGCGTCCATTTTTCACACATATTTGGTGCGGTCTAAAACGACagtggcgttgcccttgtcagcaggcaaGAACACGATATGTTTGTTCTTCTGCAGCCTGGTCAATGATGTTTACTCTGTGGGTGTGATATTGCGAATCTTGCTTTTAGCAAGCTTAGAGAGAGCTCCAATGGCCCGTGAGCGCGCTTCGCTTTCTAACCTTGGGGCCACCTTGCGTATAGCCTCTTCAACGTCATGTGGGCAGCATCTGGATGACCGCCAATATTGAAATTGAGGCTTCGGTGAAGTAGGCTGCGGTCATCCGCGTCAAGCGTGTGCGAAGACAGGTTGCATACACTAGCTGTTACCCCGTCCTCAGGCGGACTGCCGAACAGCTCCTTCAACTTCGCATTTTGAGCCATATGTTTTAATTCTTGATTCTTGCCGGCCTCGCTGTTGGCATGCAGCAGAACATCAAATAAATTCCCGCGAATGAGCCAATCCAGGAACTGTTGGCCACAATAAATGTCGTTTTCCAGGCGTTTAATTGTGCATTTTGTCTCGAGGATCCTTGCCTGCAGTAGTCGCTTTTCAGCTTGAGCAATGGTATGTCTTCCAGTTGGCGTACACACAAGGATCGGTAGCCACAGAGACTTGACGACCAGTCCATGCGATTTGCAACGAAGGTTGAACTGGAGGTGGCTTTGCAACGAAGTCAGCCTTGTCTTGAGGTTGACGAACTGTCGAATCTTAGTAACA
The genomic region above belongs to Amblyomma americanum isolate KBUSLIRL-KWMA chromosome 9, ASM5285725v1, whole genome shotgun sequence and contains:
- the LOC144105191 gene encoding uncharacterized protein LOC144105191 — translated: MDAPLEDTTTYAQLARDPTLKIETDLQKLLADVLKFVLPDKGYLYNRLLCHNGSAPAIHGVPKVHKKEAPLRPIVDLTRSPLNKLTAYLHRVPAPLEGNTPTHVKASANSIDKLKAAMFCDDHIVVSFDGRSMFTHLPVDFAVEGSKNALNNDLSLPERRSIKTDDLRRLLKFCLSNTYSVFNNTIYKIFGAAMGASISVVCSNLALEAIESRALLSFNPPPRFFLRYIDDCFCVIRQQDAEKFLRHLKSFQGSVEFTMEEDNGRLPFLDVLIE